A stretch of the Solanum dulcamara chromosome 6, daSolDulc1.2, whole genome shotgun sequence genome encodes the following:
- the LOC129891241 gene encoding peptide deformylase 1A, chloroplastic encodes MESFPRLAQRVLSVPFTPKYLKSCKKTNPLTSHLMQLHNSQRPISMQWNLQGRSSVCSDLVSKKNYSSATAQAGWFLGLGEKKKQVMPDIVKAGDPVLHEPTQDVPLGEIGSERIQNIIDEMVKVMRNAPGVGLAAPQIGIPLKIIVLEDTNEYISYAPKDETKAQDRRPFDLLVIINPKLKKKGNKTALFFEGCLSVDGFRAVVERHLVVEATGLDRNGKAIKVDASGWQARILQHEYDHLDGTLYVDKMVPRTFRTVENLDLPLAAGCPKLGVC; translated from the exons ATGGAGAGCTTTCCACGGTTAGCACAGCGTGTCCTTTCCGTGCCATTCACTCCAAAATACTTGAAATCTTGTAAGAAAACAAATCCTCTGACCTCCCACTTAATGCAACTCCACAACTCCCAGAGACCAATATCCATGCAATGGAATCTGCAGGGAAGATCTTCTGTATGCAGTGACTTAGTATCCAAGAAAAATTATAGTTCTGCCACTGCTCAAGCAGGTTGGTTTCTGGGTTTAGGAGAGAAAAAAAAGCAAGTCATGCCTGACATTGTGAAAGCTGGTGACCCTGTTCTTCATGAACCCACTCAGGACGTTCCTCTTGGGGAGATTGGGTCAGAACGGatccaaaatatcatagatGAGATGGTGAAGGTTATGAGAAATGCACCCGGAGTTGGTCTTGCTGCTCCTCAAATTGGTATTCCCTTGAAG ATAATTGTGCTGGAAGACACAAACGAGTATATAAGCTATGCTCCTAAAGATGAAACCAAAGCACAGGACAGACGTCCATTTGATCTCCTG GTTATTATAAATCCAAAGCTTAAAAAGAAGGGCAACAAAACTGCATTGTTTTTCGAGGGGTGCTTGAG TGTTGATGGGTTCAGAGCGGTCGTGGAAAGACACCTAGTAGTAGAGGCTACAGGTTTGGATCGAAATGGAAAAGCAATCAAAGTAGATGCTTCAGGATGGCAGGCTCGCATTTTGCAGCACGAATATGACCACCTAGACGGAACTCTTTATGTTGACAAGATGGTTCCTAGAACCTTCAGGACTGTAGAGAACTTGGACTTGCCTCTTGCAGCTGGATGTCCTAAATTGGGAGTGTGCTAG
- the LOC129891240 gene encoding polygalacturonase At1g48100-like produces the protein MLRFSTNLLKLVILLVLVIYCTLESAPCNARYRRERKQEPQQPSFEKFYVFNVLDYGAKGDGVTYDTKAFEATWIEACKVEGSTMMVPSGYDFLVGPISFSGSHCEKNIVFQLDGRIIAPINPKVWGPVLQWLEFSKLNGICVKGKGIIDGQGSVWWKNAPLLIEEYQGDDSEVQDDYAQTIALISSTSKGKMPRTRPAALRFSGSSNVVVTGITIQNSPKAHLKFNDCVAVQVSGITVSSPGDSPNTDGIHLQNSQNVVISSSDIACGDDCISIQTGSSAVFIHDVNCGPGHGFSIGGLGNDNTKACVSNITIKDSTLQNTMTGVRIKTWQGGSGSVQGIMFSNIHVSDVETPIMIDQFYCDKRRCGNHTSAVAISRVSYQSIKGTYSYKPVHFACSDSVPCTGVSLADIELTPSTKKQHFYGPYCWETYGELRTKTTPPIDCIQPDKRIPSYDSC, from the exons ATGTTGAGGTTTAGTACAAATCTCTTGAAGTTAGTTATTTTGCTGGTTTTAGTAATCTATTGTACTTTGGAGAGTGCACCATGCAATGCTAGGTATAGAAGGGAAAGAAAACAAGAACCTCAACAACCAAGTTTTGAAAAGTTTTATGTCTTCAATGTATTAGATTATGGTGCTAAAGGTGATGGAGTCACATATGACACCAAA GCATTTGAAGCAACATGGATAGAAGCTTGTAAAGTTGAAGGATCAACCATGATGGTTCCATCAGGCTATGATTTCCTAGTTGGTCCTATCTCTTTTTCAGGATCACATTGTGAAAAAAACATTGTTTTCCAG TTGGATGGGAGAATTATAGCCCCAATAAACCCTAAAGTGTGGGGTCCTGTATTACAATGGCTTGAATTCTCAAAGCTAAATGGAATATGTGTTAAGGGAAAAGGCATTATTGATGGTCAAGGATCAGTGTGGTGGAAAAATGCTCCTTTATTAATAGAAGAATATCAAGGTGATGATTCAGAGGTGCAAGATGACTATGCTCAAACAATTGCTTTG ATAAGTAGCAcatcaaaaggaaaaatgccCAGAACCAGACCAGCA GCACTGAGGTTTTCTGGAAGTTCCAATGTAGTTGTAACAGGCATAACAATCCAAAACAGTCCCAAAGCACATCTCAAGTTTAATGATTGTGTGGCTGTTCAAGTTTCTGGGATCACAGTTTCATCCCCTGGAGATAGCCCAAATACTGATGGAATTCACCTTCAAAACTCCCAAAATGTTGTTATTAGCAGCAGTGACATTGCTTGTg GAGATGACTGTATATCTATACAAACGGGAAGTTCAGCTGTGTTCATTCACGATGTGAATTGTGGACCTGGACATGGATTCAGCATAGGAGGACTAGGAAACGACAACACAAAAGCCTGCGTCTCCAACATAACAATTAAGGATTCAACACTACAAAACACTATGACTGGTGTAAGAATCAAAACATGGCAG GGAGGCTCAGGGTCAGTTCAGGGAATCATGTTCTCAAATATCCATGTTTCAGATGTGGAAACACCAATAATGATAGATCAATTCTATTGTGACAAAAGAAGATGTGGTAACCACACATCAGCAGTAGCAATATCAAGAGTTTCATATCAATCCATAAAAGGAACTTATTCATATAAACCAGTTCATTTTGCATGTAGTGACTCTGTCCCATGCACAGGTGTTTCCCTTGCAGACATAGAGCTTACACCTTCAACCAAAAAGCAgcacttttatggaccttattgTTGGGAAACTTATGGAGAATTGAGAACAAAAACAACCCCTCCTATTGATTGTATTCAACCTGATAAAAGAATCCCTAGTTATGATTCTTGTTGA